A single Tachypleus tridentatus isolate NWPU-2018 chromosome 9, ASM421037v1, whole genome shotgun sequence DNA region contains:
- the LOC143225423 gene encoding uncharacterized protein LOC143225423 isoform X1 produces MELLKIKVEPFCENTMLDTKLVESEETFTQPVKTETENWEDIPSCTSLKFDVSKKEQEENCDGTTEKDENMVMKVKTEQSDDLPQDEVISKFSYCSDDVLHSSKYSIMNVKTETEFKEHLQHTESRLESTSDINTFCESQFSGNDVLRKEDSLREVPKPNSDVCGETNLNENNLKEFDIHKDGGKLKNQLICGQDFGTMVNITQQNRINTGEKPEKKKYTWIVYGEIFRRNSPVKDHQRIHTAETLYSCTVCGKQFRYNSRLKIHQRIHTGEKPYICAVCGKQFRQNSSLKTHQIIHTGEKPYICTVCRKCFGTNSELKIHQRIHTGEKPYICAVCGKQFRQNSNLKTHLSIHTGEKLYNCEICCKSFRTNSELNKHQIIHSEEKPYCCAVCGNQFRTKRELEIHQTKHTGEKPYTCVVCGKQFKRNSSCIEHRRIHTGEKPYNCVVCGKYFRTNSNLIKHQIIHTGEKPYSCIVCGKHSRTNGDIKKHQRIHSGEKPYSCVVCGKYFRTNSNLIKHQIIHTGEKP; encoded by the exons ATGGAATTATTAAAGATAAAGGTTGAACCCTTTTGTGAAAATACTATGTTGGATACTAAACTGGTGGAAAGTGAAGAGACATTTACACAACCTGTTA AAACAGAAACTGAAAACTGGGAAGATATACCTTCATGTACCAGTTTGAAGTTTGATGTATCAAAAAAGGAACAAGAAGAAAATTGTGATGGAACAACAGAGAAAGATGAG AACATGGTTATGAAAGTGAAAACAGAACAGTCTGATGATCTACCACAAGATGAGGTTATTTCAAAGTTCAGTTACTGCAGTGACGATGTTTTACATAGTTCAAAGTATAGTATTATgaatgtgaaaacagaaactgaatttaaagaacatttacaGCACACTGAATCTAGGTTGGAAAGTACTTCTG ATATAAACACCTTTTGTGAAAGTCAGTTTTCTGGCAATGATGTCTTAAGAAAAGAAGATTCCTTGAGAGAAGTTCCAAAACCCAACAGTGATGTTTGTggagaaacaaatttaaatgaaaataacctAAAAGAATTTGATATACATAAGGATGGTGGTAAACTAAAGAATCAGTTAATTTGTGGACAAGACTTTGGAACGATGGTTAACATAACACAACAAAACAGGATAAACACTGGagaaaaaccagaaaaaaaaaaatatacttggATAGTTTATGGAGAAATTTTCAGAAGAAATAGTCCTGTAAAAGatcatcaaagaatacatactgcAGAGACACTTTACAGTTGTACAGTATGTGGAAAACAATTCAGATATAACAGtagattaaaaatacatcagagaATACACACAGGAGAAAAACCTTACATTTGTGcagtttgtggaaaacaatttcGACAAAACAGCAGCTTAAAAACTCATCAAATTATACACACTGGTGAAAAACCTTACATTTGTACAGTTTGTAGAAAATGCTTTGGAACAAACAGTGAACTAAAAATACACCAAAGAATACATACGggagagaaaccttacatttgtgcagtttgtggaaaacaatttagacAAAACAGTAACTTGAAAACACATTTAAgtatacacactggggagaaactgTACAATTGTGAAATTTGTTGTAAGTCCTTTAGAACAAAtagtgaattaaataaacatcaaataataCACAGCGAGGAGAAACCTTACTGTTGTGCAGTTTGTGGAAATCAGTTTCGAACAAAGAGGGAATTAGAAATACATCAAACAAAACACACTGGGGAAAAACCTTATACTTGTGTAGTTTGTGGTaaacaatttaaaagaaatagtTCCTGTATAGAACACAGAAGAATACATACAggagagaaaccttacaattGTGTAGTGTGTGGGAAATACTTTAGAACAAATAGTAACttaataaaacatcaaataatacatactggggagaaaccttacagttgtataGTTTGTGGCAAACACTCTAGAACAAATGGTGATATTAaaaaacatcaaagaatacatagtggagaaaaaccttacagttgtgttgTGTGTGGGAAATACTTTAGAACAAATAGTAACttaataaaacatcaaataatacatactggggagaaaccttaa
- the LOC143225423 gene encoding uncharacterized protein LOC143225423 isoform X2 → MVMKVKTEQSDDLPQDEVISKFSYCSDDVLHSSKYSIMNVKTETEFKEHLQHTESRLESTSDINTFCESQFSGNDVLRKEDSLREVPKPNSDVCGETNLNENNLKEFDIHKDGGKLKNQLICGQDFGTMVNITQQNRINTGEKPEKKKYTWIVYGEIFRRNSPVKDHQRIHTAETLYSCTVCGKQFRYNSRLKIHQRIHTGEKPYICAVCGKQFRQNSSLKTHQIIHTGEKPYICTVCRKCFGTNSELKIHQRIHTGEKPYICAVCGKQFRQNSNLKTHLSIHTGEKLYNCEICCKSFRTNSELNKHQIIHSEEKPYCCAVCGNQFRTKRELEIHQTKHTGEKPYTCVVCGKQFKRNSSCIEHRRIHTGEKPYNCVVCGKYFRTNSNLIKHQIIHTGEKPYSCIVCGKHSRTNGDIKKHQRIHSGEKPYSCVVCGKYFRTNSNLIKHQIIHTGEKP, encoded by the exons ATGGTTATGAAAGTGAAAACAGAACAGTCTGATGATCTACCACAAGATGAGGTTATTTCAAAGTTCAGTTACTGCAGTGACGATGTTTTACATAGTTCAAAGTATAGTATTATgaatgtgaaaacagaaactgaatttaaagaacatttacaGCACACTGAATCTAGGTTGGAAAGTACTTCTG ATATAAACACCTTTTGTGAAAGTCAGTTTTCTGGCAATGATGTCTTAAGAAAAGAAGATTCCTTGAGAGAAGTTCCAAAACCCAACAGTGATGTTTGTggagaaacaaatttaaatgaaaataacctAAAAGAATTTGATATACATAAGGATGGTGGTAAACTAAAGAATCAGTTAATTTGTGGACAAGACTTTGGAACGATGGTTAACATAACACAACAAAACAGGATAAACACTGGagaaaaaccagaaaaaaaaaaatatacttggATAGTTTATGGAGAAATTTTCAGAAGAAATAGTCCTGTAAAAGatcatcaaagaatacatactgcAGAGACACTTTACAGTTGTACAGTATGTGGAAAACAATTCAGATATAACAGtagattaaaaatacatcagagaATACACACAGGAGAAAAACCTTACATTTGTGcagtttgtggaaaacaatttcGACAAAACAGCAGCTTAAAAACTCATCAAATTATACACACTGGTGAAAAACCTTACATTTGTACAGTTTGTAGAAAATGCTTTGGAACAAACAGTGAACTAAAAATACACCAAAGAATACATACGggagagaaaccttacatttgtgcagtttgtggaaaacaatttagacAAAACAGTAACTTGAAAACACATTTAAgtatacacactggggagaaactgTACAATTGTGAAATTTGTTGTAAGTCCTTTAGAACAAAtagtgaattaaataaacatcaaataataCACAGCGAGGAGAAACCTTACTGTTGTGCAGTTTGTGGAAATCAGTTTCGAACAAAGAGGGAATTAGAAATACATCAAACAAAACACACTGGGGAAAAACCTTATACTTGTGTAGTTTGTGGTaaacaatttaaaagaaatagtTCCTGTATAGAACACAGAAGAATACATACAggagagaaaccttacaattGTGTAGTGTGTGGGAAATACTTTAGAACAAATAGTAACttaataaaacatcaaataatacatactggggagaaaccttacagttgtataGTTTGTGGCAAACACTCTAGAACAAATGGTGATATTAaaaaacatcaaagaatacatagtggagaaaaaccttacagttgtgttgTGTGTGGGAAATACTTTAGAACAAATAGTAACttaataaaacatcaaataatacatactggggagaaaccttaa